One stretch of Prunus persica cultivar Lovell chromosome G1, Prunus_persica_NCBIv2, whole genome shotgun sequence DNA includes these proteins:
- the LOC18792023 gene encoding receptor protein kinase CLAVATA1, which yields MVSSSCCQILTICFMIFLLCSACGGYSDLHALLKLKSAMIGPKGSGLEDWNTSSLSPSSHCSFSGVSCDRDFRVVALNVSNQPLLGTLPPEIGLLNKLVNLTIAGDNITGRLPMQMANLTALRHLNISNNVFRGRFPGNITLQMTELQVLDAYNNNFTGTLPLEIVNLKNLKHLQLGGNYFTGNIPETYSEMQSLEHFGLNGNWLTGKFPASLARLKNLKEMYVGYFNSYDGGIPPELGSLSSLQVLDMASCNLSGTIPTNLSLLKNLNSLFLQVNRLSGGIPPELSGLVSLMSLDLSINDLTGEIPQSFSELKNITLINLYKNNLYGPIPRFVGDFPHLEVLQVWENNFTFELPENLGRNGRLKDLDITGNHITGLIPRDLCKGGQLKTAILMDNHFFGPIPEELGRCKSLVKIRMMKNTLTGTIPAGIFSLPNVSMIELNDNYLSGQLPEQMSGGLLGILTLSRNRISGKIPPAIGNLKSLQTLSLEMNRFSGEIPTEIFDLKSLSKINISANNLSSEIPASISQCSSLALADLSRNNLIGEIPRDIYKLRVLSILNLSSNQLTGEIPNEIRNMTSLTTLDLSDNNFIGKIPTGGQFMVFNDTSFAGNPYLCSPQRHVQCPSFPHHKAFGSSRIALVVIGLATVLLFLFITVYRMRRREMHKSRAWRLTAFQRLDFKAEDVLECLKEENIIGKGGAGIVYRGSMPDGVDVAIKRLVGRGTGRNCNDHGFSAEIKTLGRIRHRNIVRLLGYVSNKDTNLLLYEYMPNGSLGELLHGSKGGHLQWERRYRIAVEAAKGLCYLHHDCSPLIIHRDVKSNNILLDSDLEAHVADFGLAKFLQDAGASECMSSIAGSYGYIAPEYAYTLKVDEKSDVYSFGVVLLELIAGRKPVGEFGDGVDIVRWVRKTTSELSQPSDAASVLAVVDARLCGYPLAGVIHLFKIAMMCVEDESSARPTMREVVHMLTNPPRSAPSLLNL from the exons ATGGTAAGCTCCAGTTGCTGCCAGATTCTCACCATTTGCTTtatgattttccttttgtgCTCAGCCTGCGGCGGATACAGTGACCTTCACGCACTGTTGAAACTCAAGTCCGCCATGATTGGACCCAAAGGTTCAGGCCTCGAGGACTGGAACACTTCGTCGTTGTCTCCCTCATCTCACTGCTCCTTCTCCGGAGTTTCGTGCGACCGCGACTTCCGAGTGGTTGCTCTCAACGTCTCCAATCAGCCTCTGTTAGGCACTCTTCCGCCGGAGATTGGGCTCCTCAACAAGCTGGTCAACCTCACAATCGCCGGAGACAACATCACAGGGAGGCTTCCAATGCAGATGGCCAACCTCACCGCTCTCAGGCACTTGAACATCTCCAACAACGTCTTCAGGGGCAGATTCCCCGGCAATATCACGCTCCAAATGACGGAGCTCCAAGTTCTCGACGCCTACAACAACAACTTCACGGGCACACTTCCTTTGGAGATCGTCAATCTCAAAAACCTCAAACATCTCCAACTAGGCGGGAACTACTTCACCGGCAACATCCCCGAAACTTACTCGGAGATGCAGAGCTTGGAGCATTTCGGCCTCAACGGCAACTGGCTCACCGGAAAGTTCCCGGCGAGCTTGGCTCGTTTGAAAAATCTCAAGGAAATGTACGTCGGCTACTTTAACAGTTACGACGGCGGAATTCCGCCGGAGTTGGGATCGTTGAGCTCTCTGCAGGTCCTCGACATGGCCAGCTGTAACCTCAGCGGCACCATACCCACCAATCTCAGCCTTTTGAAGAATTTGAACTCTCTGTTTTTACAGGTAAATCGTCTCAGCGGCGGCATACCTCCGGAATTATCTGGCTTGGTCAGCCTCATGTCTTTGGATCTCTCCATCAACGATCTCACCGGAGAGATACCCCAGAGCTTCTCAGAGCTGAAGAACATCACGCTTATCAATTTGTACAAGAACAATCTTTACGGCCCAATTCCCAGGTTCGTCGGTGATTTTCCTCATCTGGAGGTGCTTCAGGTTTGGGAGAACAACTTCACGTTCGAGCTGCCGGAGAATCTCGGCCGGAACGGAAGGCTCAAGGACCTCGATATCACCGGAAACCACATCACCGGGTTGATTCCTCGGGATTTGTGCAAAGGAGGGCAGTTGAAGACGGCGATCCTGATGGATAACCACTTCTTCGGCCCCATTCCTGAGGAACTCGGCCGGTGCAAATCGCTCGTCAAAATTCGAATGATGAAAAACACTCTCACTGGAACTATTCCTGCTGGCATTTTCAGTTTGCCTAATGTAAGTATGATCGAGCTCAATGATAACTACTTGTCTGGCCAACTTCCAGAGCAAATGTCTGGGGGCTTACTTGGAATTCTCACTCTTTCTCGGAATCGGATTTCCGGGAAAATCCCGCCGGCGATTGGAAATCTCAAGAGTTTGCAAACTCTTTCCTTGGAGATGAACAGATTTTCGGGTGAAATTCCGACGGAGATATTTGATCTGAAGTCGTTGTCGAAGATCAACATCAGCGCCAACAACCTCAGCAGTGAAATACCGGCTTCAATTTCTCAGTGTTCCTCTCTAGCCTTGGCTGATCTTAGTCGAAACAATCTGATTGGGGAAATTCCGAGAGACATCTACAAGCTGAGAGTCCTGAGCATTCTCAATTTGTCTAGCAACCAACTCACGGGCGAAATTCCCAATGAAATTCGCAATATGACCAGCCTCACAACGCTTGATCTCTCCGATAACAACTTCATCGGCAAAATCCCAACCGGCGGTCAGTTTATGGTCTTCAACGACACGTCGTTTGCTGGAAACCCTTATCTCTGTTCCCCGCAGCGCCACGTCCAGTGCCCGTCGTTTCCACACCACAAGGCGTTTGGTTCGTCCAGGATCGCTCTTGTCGTAATTGGACTCGCTACGGTTCTGCTATTCTTGTTTATCACCGTGTATAGaatgagaaggagagagatgcATAAATCTAGGGCTTGGAGGCTCACCGCCTTCCAACGGCTCGATTTCAAGGCCGAGGACGTGCTGGAGTGTTTGAAGGAAGAGAACATCATAGGCAAAGGCGGTGCTGGGATTGTGTACCGCGGGTCCATGCCAGACGGCGTTGACGTGGCAATCAAACGGCTAGTGGGGCGGGGCACCGGACGTAACTGTAACGATCACGGTTTTTCGGCGGAAATAAAAACGCTGGGACGAATCAGGCACCGAAATATCGTGAGGCTGTTGGGGTACGTGTCGAACAAGGACACGAATTTGCTGTTGTACGAGTACATGCCAAATGGGAGCCTGGGGGAGCTGTTGCATGGGTCAAAGGGAGGGCATTTGCAGTGGGAGAGGAGGTACAGGATCGCTGTGGAGGCAGCCAAGGGATTGTGTTACCTCCACCATGACTGCTCACCTCTGATTATACACAGGGATGTCAAGTCCAATAACATCTTGCTGGACTCTGACTTGGAGGCCCATGTTGCCGATTTTGGGCTCGCTAAGTTCTTGCAAGATGCTGGTGCTTCCGAGTGCATGTCTTCCATTGCTGGTTCCTATGGCTACATAGCCCCAG AGTATGCTTACACACTGAAAGTGGACGAGAAAAGCGACGTGTACAGTTTCGGTGTGGTTCTGCTGGAGCTAATAGCCGGGAGGAAGCCGGTGGGTGAATTTGGAGACGGGGTGGATATAGTAAGGTGGGTGAGGAAAACAACATCAGAACTGTCGCAGCCGTCGGATGCCGCATCAGTACTGGCAGTGGTGGATGCAAGGCTGTGTGGGTACCCACTGGCAGGGGTGATACACTTGTTCAAGATTGCCATGATGTGCGTGGAGGATGAGAGCTCCGCAAGACCTACAATGAGGGAAGTGGTTCACATGCTCACTAATCCGCCACGCTCTGCTCCAAGCCTTCTCAACCTTTAG